In Apilactobacillus bombintestini, one genomic interval encodes:
- a CDS encoding Hsp20/alpha crystallin family protein translates to MANELRNNVFNNFMDPMEGFFNGLGKNMVNTNKMKTDVIEHDKDYQVNVELPGFKKADIDLDYRDDTLSIHAVHDLNKESKDDNGKLLRSERTSSDVSRAFYLPNVEADKINAGYDGGILSITLPKSVEKESKHSISIN, encoded by the coding sequence ATGGCTAACGAATTAAGAAACAATGTATTTAACAACTTTATGGATCCTATGGAAGGCTTCTTCAACGGATTAGGCAAGAACATGGTTAACACCAACAAGATGAAGACCGATGTTATTGAACACGACAAGGATTACCAAGTAAATGTGGAATTACCTGGTTTCAAGAAGGCCGACATTGACCTAGATTACCGCGATGATACCCTAAGCATTCATGCGGTACATGACTTGAACAAAGAATCCAAGGATGACAACGGTAAGTTACTACGTAGCGAACGTACATCCAGTGATGTAAGTCGTGCATTCTACCTACCAAACGTTGAAGCTGATAAGATCAACGCTGGTTACGATGGTGGTATCTTATCCATCACATTACCAAAATCTGTTGAAAAAGAATCTAAACATTCTATTTCCATTAACTAA
- a CDS encoding Hsp20/alpha crystallin family protein has protein sequence MANELRNRDFDVFDPMNDFFGDFGKNFFNSVAGNQMKTDVIENKDNFEVNAELPGFKKADIHLDYDNDTLSIHATHDLRKEDKDTEGKVLRKERTSSNVSRAFYLPDVESDKISASYDGGILKVTLPKQEVTKETAHKIDIN, from the coding sequence ATGGCTAATGAATTAAGAAACAGAGATTTTGATGTATTTGATCCAATGAATGATTTCTTTGGTGACTTCGGAAAGAACTTCTTCAATTCAGTTGCTGGTAATCAAATGAAGACCGACGTTATCGAGAACAAAGATAATTTTGAAGTAAATGCTGAATTACCTGGCTTCAAGAAAGCTGACATTCATCTAGATTACGACAACGATACATTGAGTATTCATGCTACTCATGATTTAAGAAAAGAAGATAAAGACACTGAAGGTAAGGTATTAAGAAAGGAACGTACTTCCAGCAATGTAAGTCGTGCTTTCTACCTACCAGATGTAGAATCTGATAAGATTTCAGCTAGTTACGATGGTGGTATCTTGAAGGTAACTTTACCAAAACAAGAAGTAACTAAAGAAACTGCTCACAAGATTGATATTAACTAA
- a CDS encoding GH25 family lysozyme, whose amino-acid sequence MKGNKLLVTMVAAFGLGATAISMPMVVNASGNNVYDISEWQQNLTDQQVQQLKNEVPFVILRVQYGSAYADKQFQHNRDMMDKYGIPYGVYSFSQYENPDDAANEARALYNRAPNARFYVNDYEKQTVKYGGTNKSTRAWVDALRPLVGNRKILFYSYADFMLRHASYAVSHYDGYWLAAYQNDEPKREHVLWQFSQSFHSNALNENLDASALTQRDANWFLGDPQAANNPNPAPQADNNNNQPANSDLDKAQQQAQQNAGSEENKKAANSNKKHPAKKKPAKKKKAVKKHKPAKKRVIENVDYSRISNNLTIKSGTGLKLYKHVPGDNKFAHRNGVKHKSSTYGSKRIHIDMAGKNKNNGRLYYRIKRGNSTLGWINANGVTSNISYSSYHTTKTVKVHPSNNFYAHVAGGTFTYNKMKHRARTYAKKRVQIRSRAIKDGWHSYYYKAYYHNHFIGWVYQSSLRK is encoded by the coding sequence ATGAAGGGCAATAAATTACTAGTAACTATGGTCGCTGCCTTCGGACTAGGAGCCACAGCTATTTCTATGCCAATGGTAGTTAACGCGAGTGGTAACAACGTATATGACATATCCGAATGGCAACAAAATTTAACTGATCAACAAGTACAACAATTAAAGAATGAAGTACCATTTGTCATTTTGCGTGTGCAATACGGAAGTGCCTATGCCGATAAGCAATTCCAACACAACCGTGACATGATGGACAAGTATGGTATTCCATATGGGGTATACTCATTTAGTCAATATGAAAATCCGGATGATGCTGCTAACGAAGCTCGCGCATTATACAACCGTGCCCCTAATGCAAGATTCTACGTTAATGATTATGAAAAACAAACTGTAAAATATGGTGGAACTAACAAATCTACTAGAGCATGGGTAGATGCTTTACGTCCTCTAGTAGGTAACCGTAAGATTCTATTTTACTCATATGCTGACTTTATGCTAAGACATGCAAGCTATGCAGTCAGTCACTATGATGGTTACTGGTTAGCTGCATACCAAAATGATGAACCTAAACGTGAACATGTTTTATGGCAATTCAGCCAAAGTTTTCATTCCAATGCTTTAAATGAAAACTTAGATGCTAGTGCATTAACACAACGTGATGCAAATTGGTTCTTAGGCGACCCACAAGCTGCCAACAACCCTAATCCAGCACCTCAAGCTGATAATAATAACAATCAACCAGCTAACAGCGATTTAGATAAGGCTCAACAACAAGCACAACAAAACGCTGGTAGCGAAGAAAACAAAAAAGCTGCTAATTCTAACAAGAAACATCCTGCAAAGAAGAAGCCAGCTAAGAAAAAGAAAGCTGTTAAGAAGCATAAACCAGCTAAGAAACGTGTTATTGAAAATGTAGATTACTCCCGTATTTCTAATAACTTAACTATTAAGTCAGGTACCGGATTAAAACTTTACAAACACGTTCCTGGTGACAACAAGTTTGCCCACCGTAATGGTGTAAAACACAAGAGTTCTACTTATGGTTCTAAACGTATCCACATTGATATGGCAGGTAAAAACAAGAACAATGGTCGTTTATACTACCGTATCAAACGTGGTAACAGTACCTTAGGTTGGATCAATGCTAATGGTGTAACTTCTAACATTAGTTACAGTTCTTACCATACAACCAAGACTGTGAAGGTACATCCTTCTAATAACTTCTATGCTCACGTAGCAGGTGGAACTTTCACTTACAATAAAATGAAACACCGTGCACGTACATACGCTAAGAAGCGTGTACAAATTAGAAGTCGTGCTATTAAAGATGGTTGGCACAGTTACTATTACAAGGCATATTACCACAACCACTTTATCGGTTGGGTTTACCAATCATCATTGAGAAAATAA
- a CDS encoding restriction endonuclease, with amino-acid sequence MVQLIAIWAALCIFYVLLPAPEKQFLWTIRNNILGKKSTLLVLKHKKLTSGYENSHPHLAAHTYTDDATHEKIVAAESKLQQLQDRIQSMNAYRNQLSRQINDLNQTYQMLQDLTSKRDELVAEVKQLQKKKQHLTDAKISKDYQEYRNYKSKSILEKVDEYDGYQFERFTCQLLENLGFTQVQITHGSGDYGVDVYAINGDTSYVFQCKLYSTPVGIKAVQEANSGRSFYDSKKAVVVTNNYFTPHAITASKKLDVDLWNRDKLADLIAESDT; translated from the coding sequence ATGGTTCAACTTATTGCTATCTGGGCTGCTTTATGTATCTTTTATGTATTGCTCCCAGCCCCGGAAAAACAGTTCTTATGGACCATTCGCAATAACATTTTGGGTAAAAAGTCTACATTATTAGTGTTAAAGCATAAAAAACTAACGAGTGGGTATGAGAATTCACATCCCCACCTCGCCGCTCACACCTACACCGATGACGCCACCCACGAAAAAATCGTGGCTGCCGAAAGCAAACTACAGCAATTACAAGATCGCATTCAATCTATGAACGCCTATCGCAATCAATTGAGCAGACAAATTAATGATTTAAATCAAACTTATCAAATGCTACAAGACCTAACTTCTAAACGTGATGAATTAGTTGCAGAAGTTAAGCAATTACAAAAGAAAAAACAACACTTAACTGATGCCAAGATTTCTAAAGATTACCAAGAATACCGTAATTACAAATCTAAATCTATCCTAGAAAAAGTGGATGAATATGATGGATATCAATTCGAACGTTTCACTTGCCAGTTATTGGAAAATTTAGGATTCACACAAGTTCAAATCACGCATGGTAGTGGTGATTACGGAGTAGATGTCTATGCTATTAATGGTGATACTAGTTATGTTTTCCAATGTAAATTATATTCTACTCCTGTCGGAATCAAAGCTGTTCAAGAGGCCAATTCTGGACGTAGTTTCTATGACAGCAAAAAAGCAGTAGTAGTTACTAATAATTATTTTACTCCACATGCTATTACTGCTAGTAAAAAGCTAGATGTCGATTTATGGAATCGAGATAAGTTAGCAGATTTAATCGCTGAAAGTGATACGTAA
- a CDS encoding hemolysin family protein, protein MLEGSIFFQIIVVLVAFFFAGYFVACEFALVQTRYSMLEEEEETKGKSKKLAREMFMITNLNDYLSTTQVGVSLSGIIMGWIGEDLIVNGILKLLEIDPNWISGATAHAVGGVIGIILLTYLEVVFTEVVPKNISIAMPRKILSVVATPLHYFHTIFYPGVWAINVSASGVVRMLGLHMTDESDESMSQAEILNISKEAVENGDLEKYDYLYMQRAFDFNDKVAKDIMIDRTQLTVMDINTSVEDAITLYIQSKFSRIPVVMNNNKDNIFGYIYCYDLIRQSRVNSDIPVERLIRDIGTVPETMKITEVLQKMISMRTPIVVVVDEYGGTSGIITDKDIYEELFGTVRDEIDPATNEYIFKQPKGTYQVSGKMTTYDFERYFHTEIKDFSNSDSVTLSGYFIDNNPGVSIKPGTTFTVDNFTFKVLHFENSFINLFEVDDGKGAKEADAPKKLANDKSEK, encoded by the coding sequence CTGTTGGAAGGTTCTATATTCTTTCAAATTATAGTTGTTCTAGTAGCCTTCTTCTTTGCCGGTTACTTCGTAGCATGTGAATTTGCATTAGTACAAACTCGTTACAGCATGCTAGAAGAAGAAGAAGAAACTAAAGGTAAGTCAAAAAAACTTGCTCGTGAAATGTTTATGATTACAAATCTAAACGATTATTTATCTACTACTCAAGTAGGTGTTTCACTATCTGGTATCATCATGGGTTGGATTGGTGAAGATTTAATCGTTAATGGAATCTTAAAATTATTAGAAATTGATCCTAATTGGATTTCCGGTGCTACCGCTCATGCCGTGGGTGGTGTTATCGGTATCATTCTTTTAACTTATCTAGAAGTAGTATTTACTGAAGTAGTTCCTAAAAACATCAGTATTGCTATGCCTAGAAAGATTCTTAGTGTGGTAGCCACTCCACTTCATTATTTTCATACAATATTCTACCCAGGAGTTTGGGCAATTAATGTTAGTGCTTCTGGAGTAGTTAGAATGCTAGGTCTACATATGACCGACGAAAGTGACGAATCTATGTCACAAGCTGAAATTCTAAACATTTCTAAAGAGGCCGTAGAAAATGGTGATTTGGAAAAATACGATTACCTATACATGCAACGTGCCTTTGATTTCAACGATAAAGTGGCTAAGGATATCATGATTGATAGAACCCAACTTACCGTTATGGATATTAACACTTCCGTAGAAGACGCGATTACTTTGTATATTCAATCTAAATTTAGTCGTATTCCAGTCGTTATGAATAATAATAAAGATAACATCTTTGGTTACATTTACTGCTACGATTTAATTCGCCAATCTCGTGTTAATTCTGACATCCCTGTCGAAAGATTAATCCGCGACATCGGAACCGTACCTGAAACTATGAAGATTACTGAAGTTCTACAAAAAATGATTTCTATGCGTACTCCTATCGTAGTGGTAGTAGACGAATACGGTGGTACTTCAGGCATTATCACTGATAAAGATATTTACGAAGAATTGTTTGGAACAGTCCGTGATGAAATTGATCCCGCAACTAACGAATACATTTTCAAACAACCTAAGGGCACCTACCAAGTTAGCGGTAAAATGACTACTTATGACTTCGAACGTTACTTCCACACCGAAATTAAAGATTTCAGCAATTCCGATAGCGTTACTCTATCTGGATACTTCATTGATAATAATCCTGGCGTATCCATTAAACCAGGTACTACTTTCACCGTAGATAACTTCACTTTCAAAGTTCTACATTTTGAAAATTCATTTATTAACTTATTTGAAGTGGACGATGGTAAAGGTGCTAAGGAAGCCGATGCTCCTAAGAAATTAGCTAACGACAAATCTGAAAAGTAA
- the nrdI gene encoding class Ib ribonucleoside-diphosphate reductase assembly flavoprotein NrdI: protein MQNIRILYISIAGNTRNFVTHLKQYATQQHQADANEPEIELTEISEQSDFAHETKDFFAFVPTYLDGGNGIDNGVKEMMTNTLGEYIDYGDNASHCLGIVGSGNKNFNEQYCLTARRYAKQFDVPFLADYELRGTDCDVVRIYETLKDNIK, encoded by the coding sequence ATGCAAAACATTCGCATCTTGTACATCTCAATAGCAGGCAATACACGCAATTTTGTAACTCATTTAAAACAGTACGCTACACAACAACATCAAGCTGATGCTAATGAACCTGAAATCGAACTAACAGAAATCTCTGAACAAAGTGATTTTGCGCATGAAACTAAAGATTTCTTTGCTTTTGTGCCCACCTATTTAGACGGTGGCAACGGCATCGATAACGGTGTAAAGGAAATGATGACTAACACATTAGGCGAATATATCGATTATGGTGACAACGCTAGTCATTGTTTAGGCATTGTCGGTTCGGGTAATAAAAACTTCAATGAACAATACTGTTTAACCGCTAGACGTTACGCCAAACAATTCGACGTTCCTTTCTTAGCTGACTATGAACTACGCGGTACTGATTGTGACGTAGTCCGCATTTATGAAACTCTAAAAGATAATATTAAATAA
- a CDS encoding MDR family MFS transporter — protein sequence MAKRKELGLKLVFIYSLLLNSGAAFMWPLVTMYIDNYLHKSLLVSGISLLFISGFTIIGNYVGGYLFDHWSAYKTALIGISISTLAVLALVFFHGWPTFALLLIVVGFGDGINLTLLNSYATNIKSRDTRSVFNILYVGLNIGVVVGTTMVGYLLKYGVPVVFLTAAVFYIALWLLTWHYFDVDFSDYNNDDAGSTEENGKVAPTAPAKSKVKLIYPICMMVFTVYLSYTLWESIMSVHMVRLGIPFEQYSLLWTVNGLMIVFGQPIVNWISEKLNVKISYQVFLGIFLFAVSFYFLVFARDFMAFLLIMIFLTIGEMIGLPDVPAWIDQLSSKHEKGKYQGTFNSLMSTGRAISPLFGGFVVEYMGYNPLFIFVSTLMLVALFTVIIIANKVK from the coding sequence ATGGCAAAAAGAAAAGAATTAGGACTTAAGCTGGTCTTTATTTATTCATTGTTATTAAATTCTGGTGCCGCTTTTATGTGGCCTTTAGTCACTATGTATATTGATAATTATTTACATAAGTCATTATTGGTATCTGGAATATCGTTACTATTTATTTCTGGTTTTACCATCATAGGAAACTATGTAGGTGGTTATTTATTTGATCATTGGTCCGCTTATAAAACCGCTTTAATAGGTATTTCAATTTCAACACTAGCTGTGCTAGCGTTAGTCTTTTTTCATGGATGGCCCACATTTGCTTTGCTTTTAATAGTAGTAGGATTTGGGGATGGAATTAACTTAACTTTATTAAATTCCTATGCTACTAACATTAAAAGTAGAGATACTCGTTCTGTATTTAATATACTATATGTTGGATTAAATATTGGAGTAGTAGTCGGAACCACTATGGTAGGATATTTGTTAAAATACGGTGTTCCTGTGGTATTTTTAACCGCTGCTGTTTTTTATATTGCTTTGTGGTTACTAACTTGGCATTACTTTGATGTCGATTTCTCTGACTACAATAATGATGATGCTGGTTCCACTGAAGAAAATGGTAAGGTGGCACCTACAGCACCCGCAAAATCTAAAGTAAAATTAATTTATCCTATTTGTATGATGGTATTTACCGTCTACTTAAGTTACACCCTTTGGGAAAGTATCATGTCCGTGCACATGGTTCGTCTAGGAATTCCGTTTGAACAATATTCATTATTATGGACCGTCAACGGTTTAATGATCGTCTTTGGGCAACCTATTGTAAATTGGATTAGTGAAAAGTTGAATGTCAAAATTTCCTATCAAGTCTTTTTAGGAATCTTCTTATTTGCTGTATCCTTTTACTTCCTAGTCTTTGCACGTGATTTTATGGCATTCTTGTTAATCATGATTTTCTTAACTATCGGGGAAATGATTGGTTTACCCGATGTGCCTGCTTGGATTGATCAATTATCCAGTAAACATGAAAAGGGTAAGTATCAAGGTACTTTTAACTCCTTGATGTCGACCGGTAGAGCTATTAGTCCATTGTTTGGTGGATTCGTAGTAGAATACATGGGCTATAATCCATTATTCATCTTCGTTTCTACGTTGATGCTAGTAGCCTTATTTACCGTCATTATTATTGCTAATAAAGTTAAATAA
- the zwf gene encoding glucose-6-phosphate dehydrogenase: MATATRALFMLFGATGDLAKRKLYPSIFNLFKKGYIDNDHFALIGTGRREWSDDTFRGVVMDSINDSADSDEQAQSFASHFYYMSHDVTKPEHYDALSDYANKLDAQYEINGNRIFYISMAPNFFGTVAKNLKVHNCLSDNGGFNRLIIEKPFGRDYDSAEELNNALGKSFNEDQVYRIDHYLGKEMVQNILALRFGNPLVEGIWNNKYIDNVQVTLSEKLGVEERAGYYDGAGALRDMIQNHTMQMLSILAMEQPISFRDVDVRREKIRALRSMHIYTPDEARENFVRGQYGSNGDQKDYRHEDNVPNDSTTETYVAGKVEFNNQRWANVPFYIRTGKMLTDKFTRIDIVFKKPLIDIFAAADNSESQLNNNVLTLFVDPVNKVVLHLNGKKAGQGMEMKPLDLTHVQNDEEKAATPEPYERLIHDAILGNATNFASWDEVSRAWEFADVIRHVWDTDQPDFPNYTPGSMGPKAADDLLSRDGRAWVFNSKK; encoded by the coding sequence TTGGCAACAGCAACTCGTGCCTTGTTCATGCTTTTTGGTGCAACAGGTGACCTAGCTAAGCGTAAATTATATCCATCCATTTTTAATTTATTCAAAAAAGGATATATCGATAACGATCACTTTGCACTAATTGGTACTGGTCGTCGTGAATGGAGCGATGACACTTTCCGTGGCGTAGTCATGGATTCCATTAATGATAGTGCTGACAGCGATGAACAAGCTCAATCATTCGCTAGTCATTTTTACTACATGTCACATGATGTAACCAAACCTGAACATTATGATGCACTAAGTGACTATGCTAACAAACTAGATGCACAATACGAAATCAATGGAAATCGTATCTTCTACATCTCGATGGCACCTAATTTCTTTGGTACTGTCGCTAAGAATCTTAAAGTGCACAACTGCTTATCAGATAACGGCGGTTTCAACCGTTTAATTATCGAAAAGCCATTTGGACGCGATTACGATTCTGCCGAAGAGTTGAACAATGCTTTAGGTAAATCATTTAACGAAGACCAAGTCTACAGAATTGACCACTACCTAGGTAAAGAAATGGTTCAAAACATTTTAGCCCTACGTTTTGGTAACCCATTAGTAGAAGGTATTTGGAACAACAAATACATCGACAACGTTCAAGTAACCCTATCTGAAAAGCTAGGTGTTGAAGAACGTGCCGGATACTACGATGGTGCAGGTGCGCTTCGTGATATGATTCAAAATCATACTATGCAAATGCTAAGTATTTTAGCAATGGAACAACCTATTTCATTTAGAGATGTGGATGTTCGTCGTGAAAAGATCCGTGCTTTACGTAGTATGCACATTTACACTCCTGACGAAGCACGCGAAAACTTCGTTCGTGGCCAATATGGCAGCAACGGTGACCAAAAGGATTACCGTCACGAAGATAACGTGCCAAACGATTCCACTACTGAAACTTATGTAGCTGGTAAGGTTGAATTTAACAACCAACGTTGGGCAAACGTACCATTCTACATTAGAACTGGTAAGATGCTTACTGATAAATTCACTCGTATTGACATCGTATTTAAGAAGCCTCTTATCGATATCTTTGCTGCAGCAGACAACTCAGAAAGTCAATTAAACAATAACGTATTAACTCTATTCGTTGACCCTGTTAACAAAGTTGTTCTTCACCTAAATGGTAAGAAAGCTGGTCAAGGAATGGAAATGAAACCTCTAGACCTTACTCACGTTCAAAACGACGAAGAAAAGGCAGCTACTCCTGAACCATACGAACGTCTAATTCATGACGCTATTTTAGGTAATGCTACTAACTTCGCAAGTTGGGACGAAGTAAGTCGTGCTTGGGAATTTGCCGATGTAATCAGACATGTTTGGGATACTGATCAACCAGATTTCCCTAACTACACTCCTGGTTCCATGGGTCCTAAAGCCGCTGATGACCTACTATCTCGTGATGGTAGAGCATGGGTTTTTAACTCAAAAAAATAA
- the gndA gene encoding NADP-dependent phosphogluconate dehydrogenase, with protein MADTKANIGVVGMAVMGKNLALNIESRGFTVGIYNRTASKTEVVMKDHADKNLVPSYSVEDFVKSLETPRRIVMMVKAGKPTDAVIDELLPLLDKGDILIDGGNTNFHNTMERNAKLDKSGINFIGMGVSGGELGALHGPSLMPGGQEEAYKLVEPVLTKIAAKAKDGKPCVSYIGPNGAGHYVKMVHNGIEYGDEQLIDESYDILRNGAGIDIDELANIFKDWNKGELNSYLIEITADILTRKDDLGADKNKPIVDMILDRGANKGTGKWSSEDAMEVGTDQSVITESVYARFISMLKDERLAASKVLNGPKASDIISEDDKKDLVEKVRKALYFGKIMSYAQGFEQLRFASENYDWNLKFGELAQIWREGCIIRAQFLQNITDAFAKNENLTNLLLDPYFADIANKYQQDARDVVALAVKAGIPVPSLSAAVNYYDSYRATVLPANLLQAQRDYFGAHTYERTDREGNFHYPWYTEQ; from the coding sequence ATGGCTGATACAAAAGCAAACATTGGTGTTGTTGGAATGGCTGTTATGGGTAAGAACTTAGCCCTTAACATTGAAAGCCGTGGCTTCACTGTAGGTATTTACAACCGTACAGCTTCAAAGACTGAAGTTGTAATGAAGGATCACGCAGACAAAAACTTGGTTCCAAGTTACTCTGTTGAAGATTTTGTTAAATCTCTAGAAACTCCACGTCGTATCGTTATGATGGTTAAGGCTGGTAAGCCAACTGACGCTGTTATTGACGAATTATTACCTCTATTAGACAAAGGTGATATCTTAATCGATGGTGGTAACACTAACTTCCATAACACTATGGAAAGAAATGCTAAACTTGACAAATCCGGTATTAACTTTATCGGAATGGGTGTTTCCGGTGGTGAACTAGGTGCTTTACACGGTCCATCACTAATGCCTGGTGGTCAAGAAGAAGCTTACAAATTAGTTGAACCAGTTCTAACTAAGATTGCTGCTAAGGCTAAAGATGGTAAGCCATGTGTTTCATACATTGGACCAAATGGTGCAGGTCACTATGTAAAGATGGTTCACAATGGTATTGAATACGGTGATGAACAATTAATCGATGAAAGTTACGACATCCTACGTAACGGTGCCGGAATCGACATTGATGAATTAGCTAACATCTTTAAAGACTGGAACAAGGGTGAACTAAACAGTTACCTAATCGAAATCACTGCCGACATCTTAACTAGAAAAGATGACTTAGGCGCTGACAAGAACAAGCCTATCGTTGACATGATCTTAGACCGTGGTGCTAACAAGGGTACTGGTAAATGGTCATCAGAAGACGCTATGGAAGTTGGTACTGACCAATCAGTTATTACTGAATCAGTTTACGCTCGTTTCATCTCAATGCTAAAAGACGAACGTCTAGCAGCTTCTAAGGTACTTAACGGACCTAAGGCTTCAGACATCATCTCAGAAGATGACAAGAAGGACTTAGTTGAAAAAGTACGTAAGGCTCTATACTTCGGTAAGATTATGAGTTATGCACAAGGATTCGAACAACTACGTTTCGCTTCAGAAAACTACGACTGGAACTTGAAGTTCGGTGAACTAGCACAAATCTGGCGTGAAGGTTGCATTATCCGTGCACAATTCTTACAAAACATTACTGATGCCTTTGCAAAGAATGAAAACCTAACTAACCTATTGTTAGACCCATACTTTGCTGACATCGCAAACAAGTATCAACAAGATGCTCGTGACGTAGTTGCCCTAGCTGTTAAGGCTGGTATTCCAGTTCCTTCATTATCAGCTGCTGTTAACTACTACGATTCATACCGTGCTACTGTATTACCTGCTAACTTACTACAAGCACAACGTGACTACTTCGGTGCTCACACTTATGAACGTACAGACCGTGAAGGTAACTTCCATTACCCATGGTACACTGAACAATAA
- a CDS encoding multicopper oxidase family protein — protein sequence MSNQQVYNDYFFYEPAFNTHDGGYVPLEVSDVAPQKLRVPELLKPDRETDTDMYYTVIAQAGETNILPGKPTKTWGYNQSLLGKTILFKRGKNIHVTVKNELPELTTYHWHGLSVSGDIDGGCHTPVYPGESKVLNFKCDQPAATLWLHAHPCPSTAEQVWHGLATAVVVKDEHEAILPLPRNYGVDDIPVILQDRRFHEDNQWDYHADYDPDGVQGPTAMINGTINPYFDVTTQKLRLRLLDGANRREWRLHFSDDLKFTQIAGDGSLLTHPVQFTHLMLTCAERAEIVVDFSGYKPGDDVILYSDDVPIMHFRIHEFEKDDSKLPDTLFTMDTPAVTKNTPVHHIVMSGMDEEVAIDDKKFNMERIDAKQEMGSCEIWEVTNTNDCEGGMVHPYHMHGCFFEVLDRDGKKPYPNETGLKDTIGINPNETVRLKVWFDHPGIFMYHCHIIEHEDGGMMAQIQVDDPKHPQKFHLMDMDTLMNAFAKERGVAVEDLHLGGMSCYDKMNMKM from the coding sequence ATGTCGAATCAACAAGTGTATAATGATTATTTTTTCTATGAACCCGCCTTCAATACTCATGATGGTGGTTACGTCCCTCTAGAAGTTAGCGATGTGGCTCCACAAAAGTTACGCGTTCCTGAATTATTAAAACCCGATCGCGAAACTGACACTGATATGTACTACACCGTTATCGCACAAGCTGGTGAAACTAATATTTTACCCGGCAAACCCACTAAGACTTGGGGTTATAACCAATCTTTGTTAGGTAAAACCATTTTATTTAAGCGAGGTAAAAACATTCACGTTACCGTTAAAAATGAACTTCCTGAACTAACTACTTATCATTGGCACGGTCTAAGTGTTTCCGGCGATATTGATGGTGGTTGTCATACTCCCGTTTATCCAGGTGAAAGCAAGGTATTAAATTTCAAATGTGATCAACCTGCGGCTACCCTATGGTTGCATGCTCATCCTTGCCCATCTACAGCTGAACAAGTCTGGCATGGACTAGCAACTGCTGTAGTGGTTAAAGATGAACATGAGGCTATTTTACCTTTGCCTCGCAATTACGGAGTCGATGATATTCCTGTAATTTTACAAGATCGTCGTTTCCATGAAGATAATCAATGGGATTACCATGCGGATTATGATCCCGATGGTGTCCAAGGCCCTACTGCCATGATTAACGGAACTATTAATCCCTACTTTGATGTCACTACACAAAAATTACGTTTACGTTTATTAGATGGTGCCAACCGTCGTGAATGGCGTCTACATTTTTCTGATGATTTGAAATTCACCCAAATTGCCGGCGATGGCAGTCTTTTAACTCACCCGGTACAATTTACCCACTTAATGCTTACTTGCGCTGAAAGAGCCGAAATTGTGGTAGATTTCAGTGGTTACAAGCCAGGTGACGACGTAATTCTATATTCTGATGATGTTCCTATTATGCATTTTAGAATTCATGAATTTGAAAAAGATGATAGCAAACTTCCTGATACTTTATTTACTATGGATACCCCTGCTGTTACTAAAAATACTCCCGTTCACCATATCGTTATGTCAGGTATGGACGAAGAAGTAGCAATTGATGATAAGAAATTTAATATGGAACGCATCGATGCTAAACAAGAAATGGGCAGTTGCGAAATTTGGGAAGTTACTAACACCAACGACTGTGAAGGCGGTATGGTGCATCCATATCATATGCACGGTTGTTTCTTTGAAGTATTAGATAGAGATGGTAAAAAGCCTTACCCTAACGAAACTGGTCTAAAAGATACTATTGGTATCAATCCTAACGAAACCGTTCGTCTAAAGGTTTGGTTCGACCACCCTGGTATCTTTATGTATCACTGCCACATCATCGAACACGAAGACGGCGGTATGATGGCACAAATCCAAGTCGATGATCCTAAACATCCACAAAAATTTCATTTAATGGATATGGATACTTTAATGAATGCATTCGCTAAAGAACGCGGTGTTGCCGTTGAAGACCTACATCTTGGTGGTATGAGCTGTTACGATAAAATGAATATGAAGATGTAA